Below is a genomic region from Lysobacter terrestris.
GCCCCTTCTCACGCAATGCCATTCCACCGGTAACCAATGGCCTCGTGGTGGTGATCCCTCTAGAAAGGTCGTGGTCCACATGCTGGTGCCAAATCGCAATACGAAATGCGCGCTGCTCCTCTGGGACCGACCATCCAACTCTTGCGCCAGCTTCCTTGGAGGCAATCCACGCAGGTCGGTCATACGCTGTGCACTGCAGGAGATCGACGTACTTTTGGTAGGGTTCCGAGTGCACGATCTTCATGAGCGTTGCGCGCCGCTCGATCGGAGAAATCGCATGCAATCCAACGAGAAGCTTCGGCGGCAACTGTTCCGGATGCGCCAAGCGAAATGGAATATCCCCAACTACGCAGTACCGGCGATCCAGCTCAATCCGCTCCATGTCGCGATCGGTCGGTAATCCAGCCTCTACAATGGATTTCGGCTTACAGCTAATCCCGATTAGGCGTTTAGGATTCATTGATTGCGGTACCGTCGCAATCATGTCGATGGTTAAGACGTGCGCGATGCGGGTACCCGGATAGGAATGCAGAGTAATGCCCGCTTCCTCCGCTATAGCCTGCGTACCAGGGTGATATCTGGCTTCAGCTCGCGGTGCAATCTGCGCTTCCGGATGCAGATGAGGCCAAGGCCAGAGGGGATACTGTTCCCTGACATCATTCGCACCCAACCACCAGAGGTAGAGTCCGAACTGGCGCTCTGCACGTGACAGAAAATGCGTCAGCCTTTTCAGGTACGGTACGGGGCCGACATTGAGATTCGAGTGAGGCGACGAGGTACGCCTGGTGATCGCGATCCACGGCTGATATGCATCACCCGTCCCTGTGCCGCGCCCTTCTTGGATCGCAGCCGCAAGCTTTGCCATGGTGAGTTTCATGGCCGCCACCCAAGATGGTCGGCCTC
It encodes:
- a CDS encoding PDDEXK family nuclease, translated to MKLTMAKLAAAIQEGRGTGTGDAYQPWIAITRRTSSPHSNLNVGPVPYLKRLTHFLSRAERQFGLYLWWLGANDVREQYPLWPWPHLHPEAQIAPRAEARYHPGTQAIAEEAGITLHSYPGTRIAHVLTIDMIATVPQSMNPKRLIGISCKPKSIVEAGLPTDRDMERIELDRRYCVVGDIPFRLAHPEQLPPKLLVGLHAISPIERRATLMKIVHSEPYQKYVDLLQCTAYDRPAWIASKEAGARVGWSVPEEQRAFRIAIWHQHVDHDLSRGITTTRPLVTGGMALREKGRQKWFGEAT